One Nicotiana tomentosiformis chromosome 1, ASM39032v3, whole genome shotgun sequence genomic window, catggaattcatttctaaaagagtagtttagccaacatactgtGCTTGAGCTTTTCTTAGATTACTACAATGTTCAAGAAATCCTAGCAttttcaatctatttagaaacataacaaaattgaactataattaggaagatattcgtgggTTCACCTCCTttaagtattttatcaaacacttggtgtataaatttgattacaaggttcttctacaagattttcttcaccccacaaccaattcaataccaagagtttactcattTTAGTTAAATAACCTCCCTACCACCCTTATGGTTACATTCATGCACAAGGAGCAACTCCCACACCTAAGAATCATTACCTTCAGTCTAAATCCCAAAATTTAGGGTTAGGGAGTAGAACCTTAcatcttagatgaagatcttgtgattggcttccttgattcttgaagattggggcaATAATGGATGATTAGCATGCTAggtcttcttcttctctctataATATAGctctcttctctctctaaaaaATTCAGATTTTACCTTGTAAAATGACCTCCTAAGgtcttatatcaaaatagggtcggataaGAAATTTTTCAAAACTGATCCctgaagtcaattatgtggtagcagaatCATTATGTGGGCAACATAATCGATTACGTGGGCAGCATAAtcaattatgtggtagcagaatCGATTATGTGGGCAGCATAATCGATTGCGTGGGCAGCAGAATCGATTATGTGATAGCAGAATGATTTTTTCAACATTTGTTCGTTCTCTGCTCCACTTTACGATGCTTATGCTGTCCGCAGAACCGTTCTACGGTCGCGAAATTAACCGCACAATCACATTCTTTGGTGCTTTCCAAACATGCTCTAGTTGGGTAAAGATCAATTCCTTAACCTGATTTCCAATAAGAAGAAGAATAATGAAAATGTACATCATGTTATTATGCCAATAGACCTCAGTTAAACAATATTGGAATCCGCAAGAAGACAAAGTTTAACACGAGTGCCATATATTGAAGTATATTTATCTTCATGATAGCATTACTATATTACTACTTATTTAACCATATTGACTGACCCGTTCAAGCGTAGGATAAGCCTTTGCTGGGAATGGTAATTTTAACTAAACTGGAAATACTTCAGTATTACATTCTCATGAAAATACTTTGGAATTGTTTTCTCCAACGTGTATGCTTTGTAttaagtttaaattatatataccatcaacataacataaaaaattTTGTATTATTCGGTATTTGTTCTAGCAAATAATTTATCTTACTTTCAAGATTATAAATTTTATAACTTAAAAAAGTTAATCTAGAAATATCCTTTTGCATACCTTAAAAGTTTCGTATACACAATGTATATAAGTTATACTCTTTTGTATTATATGTAGATAGATACTCCATGAAACATGGAATACACATAGATAGGGAGGATTTAACTTTAGTAGAGGAAGCTGAAAAGTCGAAAATAGGGGGAATGGTGTTGGGAAAAGAGGGATTTTTGATTGATTTTAAGTGTCCTGTACTTTGTAGAGTTAATAGAGGCAATAGGCAAAAGAGTAGCTTCCAAAGCTGCCGTTAGGGTGTCTCGTTTTCCCCCAATAATCACATCTTTCAAAATTAATTAAGGCATTTTATATTTAGTACTTCAACAAATAATTGCATTATGATTTGCTTTTATTCTTTAGAAGAGTAAGCTTTTAATAATCATCTAAGAAAATTGCTACTCTCGTGTCTTAGGGAAAGAAAAATAAGGTTCTATGCAAGCAATAATTACCAGGGAAATTATAATTGTACAAACAAGAATTAAATAAAATAAGCTAAAAAGTAAATTGTGTGTTTCGTCCTAGttcaaaagtcataaatgatttCGTCTTTGGCAGGCAGTACTCTTGTCTTTTTGACGTACTCTCTGCAGCATTTGTTGGGTTGGAATTTTTTATGTTAGCATCAACAGAATCATAGTAGTAGTACTACTAGAATACTCTAGTGATAATTAATGAAGTAAAAAATTGGTAAATAATACTCTAGTGATAATTAATGGAATTACATTTCCTTGTTCTACTCTCCTTCTAGGGTAGACTTTCTTATTGCTCTAACCTTATGTTTCTTTTTGGACATATGATTCTCGTTGCAACTATTGCACAGAAAATTTTCATGGTTAAAGAATGGATTAGGGGTCTATTAGTTAAATGCATTTGCAATTAAGAGAACAGAGACATGCGTATCCATGTTGATGGATATAGGGTCATGTGAACTCATACTCCTCTCCCTAAACCATGTATAataatgttatattttttttaaattacttaaatttaTGTGCGTAAACCCATGCTCAAAGACTCTTATGGTGCAATTATTattgggtgcacctctacaaTTAAAATTGGCGGTTCAAATCCCACTTTGAATGATCTTGATTTCGGCACAGAATATAgatatatatgtgaaaattattaaaatttcaaaaaaaatataattttgaacctataatttcaaaagtgTAAGTGTATTCATGGTAAGAGACTAAAGTTAAACCCTGTCAAATACAAATTCTAGATACACTTTTTCACAACAGTGTACACATCCTCTTGAAATCCTGGATCTGTACCGGAAGAGTAGGATAATGGGGTCATTCTTGAGGTAATGGCCAGCCTAAACCAACTAAGAAAGTAAAAAAGAGAGACAGAGTTAGTTATACAGCTGTTTTATAGTGTTAATTAAGGTTATAATGCCATCATTAAGTTTTAGATGAAATAGTGATAATGCCTGGCAATCACTAACATATCAACACAAAAAAGACCCATCTTATTGCATCATTATTTTTCTAAAGTCAAAATAGGTCCCTTTTTCGGAGGGGTTGTTgcttcatttcactccaaaatacCGTACCAAATCGCCTATGCCAAATTCATTCCATCATTTCTTTTACCTTCCAAATCTCTATGGCTCCCTGTTGAACCTGATTTATCATGCTCCTGACTTACCAATGAGTAATTTAGTCACAAAGAGTTTAATTTTGATACATTGGCGGTATGATAGATACTTACACAATTAATACATTTATAAGCAAATTACACGTAAATTTTTATGGTAAGTCACATATTATAATAGGTTAACGTGTATAACTTAAATTGGTATATATTAATTTTAACGCACATCAAATCTTTTGATTTGTTTCTTTCCCACCAGCGTATATGCACTCAAGTGGATTTAACAGACGCTAACATAATCTTTTGAATTTCATAAACCTACAAAAATTTCAAGTGAATTACACCAAGAAACTTTAAATTAGAGCAATCATCATCCctctttgatgaatttagtaccaTTTTCTAGGCACTACTAACTCAATCCGTTTCCGTAAGAGTTAGAGAAATTAAGGATACAAAAGGCTTAATGGGTATTACTTGTAATATTTATTTGGCGTTTCAATTTCTTGATGCATCTGCCATGTTATCATATGTAGTTAAAATGTAAGTTTTTCTAGGCTATATCAAAATGGATTCTCATTTAACTCATCCCTCAGCAAGTAAAACTGAAGGAAATACTAACGAAAGTCACGAGCACACATGAGAATTTGACAAAAGTCAGAAGGGGGTATGCTTTTTACTAACTACGAAAAATAGTAAGCACCATCTGAGGTTGACTACTCAAGACTTTTGAATCCAATATATTTGGTGTAATGGGACACAACTCACTTGAAAGGGCAATGATAGTGGAACACCGAAAGCCATCTCAGCACTTTACACAGTGAAATGTTGAATCTCTCCCGAGAAGAAAGACTTTAAAgttttaggggtcgtttggttggaaaaATAGGGATAACAAATTCGGAAAAAATGCCATATTATTTTATCTTACATTTAATTATGATTATTAATTAGTCCGGAAAATCAGTTTGAATTAAAATGATACAAGGTAGGACAACTAATCCCATAAGATATCGCAAACCTATCTTTGTCTATCTCTTCCTGCTAACCAAACGGCCAATTGGTTTAACATGGCCAATTGATAGTGGTTTAACATGGTCAAAACGACCATTTGATTTTTCTAGTTCATATGTCTATTCATCGGATTATTGCAAATTTCAACATGATTTGACGCGACTATCATCATCATAAATTGTTCTGAGAAAGAAAACATGCAAGCATTGATAATATCTTTAGTAAGTGATTTGCATTTAAATGGGGGCAACAACAAAGATTCATACAGCCATCCCAAACTTATAAGCATAGCATGGTTGGCCAAGTTTTTCTAAGAAAAAGTACTTTTGTTTTTAAAGTTTAAGTGTTTAGCCAAacttttaaatttggaaaagcagaaaaaaatattttttctctgaaagcacttttgagaaaaatacacttaagaAGCATTTTTTTACATTgcttaaaagtatttttcaaattaattagccaaacacaaattgcttcGCACCAAAAGTAATTTTGAGGAAAGCGCTTTTggaaaaaaacacttctcaaaataaactgattttagGAGAACATGCTATTATTTGGAACGCTGTTTTTATTTTCCCCCAAAGTTGATATTTCGCATATATGTGGTGATGCTCCCTTCTTAATAGAATGCTAGTTGAAGCAAACAGAAACTGAGATGGCAAAGAACAAATACCCACTGGGCACATATTGTTTGTATACATGCTATAGAGGTCGCTGAATGTTGAATATCTTCTACCATTCATGATTGAACCCAGTAAACTACAAGATCGGTTACTGTCCGACAGAATTACCACAAACAAGTTATCCAAGCCTTGAATTTTCGATGTTAGACAAAAATACAAATGCCTAAGCGAAATGTTTTCAGTAAAAACCTATATGCACATTTCATATCTTATTGTTTTTCTCCCCACAAGCAACTATGCACATTCTTCACCAAAGCTTGTCGGAATGTGGCCTCAGTAAGGTCGAGGAGGATATGTTCCCTGGTATGGACCTGATCGATAAGAAAATTAAAAGATACAATCAGCTTTTATAGAGAAACTAGGAAAGAGGGAAAAGGGAAAAAATTAACTGTCAAGCAGTCACCTGGAGGATAAGAGTAGTCCTGCGATGGTGGTGGATAGGATACGGGAGGATATGCCGAAGGTGGTGGATAAGCTGGAGGATAAGCAGTCGTTTGAGGAGGAGGATATGGGGTTGGTGGATATGCAACTGAATGAGGCGGGTAGGAAGGGTATGGAGATGGTGTTTGATAAGCCGCTGCTGGTGGATAAGAAGCTAAATGTGGTGGAGGCACGGAGTACATAGGTGCTTGAGGTTGGGGTGCTGCGTATGGTGGAGCTGATGGAGCATAACCTGTTGCTGGCTTCTGGGAATTTAAAGAGCAAGCATGTCAAAAATATATTAGAAAGATGACTATGGGTCTCTTGAGAGTTCCGCAGATCACAGTACTACTTACATTGGCATTAGCATAGTGCATTATCAGTCGAACTTCTCCAGCATGCCTGCAAGTAATGAGACTACAATAATTACAACTCCAAGAGCCAATACAAAATGACCACCGAACATCCACTCAATTTAACGAGATAAATATAGAGAATCTCAAAATTGAATTGATTGCTTATTTAGATAGTTACAGAGTCCTATATGAAGGTTCCTTTTAATCACAATGGTGTCCTCGAGTTCCATATGACACACAGATTCATAGTCGGAGATAAAATTTCAGGTCTAATTGCAGGTACCTTGATTGCTAAAGTAAGGGTCACAAATCTGAAACTAGAAAAAGTGAGACAGCAAGGGTGCCCCCAAGGTTACAGTGAGAAAAAAATAAGAGCGCAATTCATCTAGGAAAAGAGGCAGATGCCTATGGGTGAAACTCTCTTTGTCTGCTTTTAGTTCTTCATACAATAGATAAAAAAAGCATGCTGATGTTTTTGCGTTTACTACTTTCCTCACATAAAAGACACGCACTCCCCAGGGGAATATTTTTGACTCCACATCAGGAAAGATACAGATTATCCAAAAAAAATAGCTCTCTTCTATCAGTTATACGGAATCATATACTCCAGAAAATTGAAACCCAGCTTTTCACCTTCAAGAATCTGTCAAGAGCTGGCACCGTAAACAACCGACTTCTATTACCAGTTCTATGCCAAGGATCACCAAAAAGTTTATCCATCTGGTTGAATTGGCTTATTTTAGAAGGccaaaacaacaactaagaaTTTCTTCCCGACGATTAATAAATATAAAACCTCAACTCTACTTCTGACTTGAGGCATTCCCCAGGCCCGCAAGATAAACTATCATGTCTGTCATTGGTCTTTGCCCACACAGAATGCACGTCTAAAGGGATAGATTTTAACTCGTGAAAATGACTAATTCATGACCTAGTAGGAAGAAAAAGTTCTAGCAATGGCACTAGTTCTAAATAATTTTCAGCAAAAGATTACACTATAAAATGCTAAATTTTACAAACACTCTAGGCCCTTAGCCCAAGTAGGTAAAAACCAGAAATAATACAAGCTTATCACTAACATGAAACAAATATAAGCAAGGTTCTAAACTGCAGCAAACAGCTAGTCAAATACTTCGCAAGATATAAAGTGAAAGAAATGAGATGGATCAGTCAAAACCCTGATTCATGGACTCAAAAGACCATCTCATAGTCTTTTAAAGAGGTTGATCATACATCTTCCATACCAACAAATAAAGTACATTCAGAAATAGAAACAGAAGAACATAGAAGGATATCACTATTAATAAAGGACCGGATATGAATATCAACTAACTTAACCCACTCCCAGCTCGCAGGCCTTTAAAAAGCAAAACAGTACGTTACCGCCCCTTGGCCCTTATATCCTTTGACTTTGGCACAAGTGACAATGTTTATTACAATCAGTAGGTTAATGATCTGAAGTAGGCAAACAGAAAAATTGATGGAATGACTTTCTGTAAGTCTTtagttaagttattattttcctGGCGTTGGACTAACAAGATATTCTCCTATATGGTTCAAATGCAATTACAGCAGGGTCCTAGACCCTTCAGATTTCTCAATAACTTTATGATACTTGCCTTTGATCACAGTAATGCAGGGGGGATTTGTACCAAATTTTCATTGTTTTTAAATCTCTTCTGCTTTAAGCGATGCAGCTCTTTCAGAATAGGTGTTCTTAACAATAGATTTGTACTTTGTTATGTTAGGAGAAACCAATCTCATTAGTATAAAAGAGTTCATAGAATataatagtaggagataacactAAGTTTTATCAAAGTGGGATGTACAAGAATACTAATTTAACGTAATAAAGAAAAAGGTAACTTTGAGTTCAAATATTTATGAATGGCAAAGCAGCAAGAAGAAATCAAAGTAGTTATTCAATCTTTACTAGTAGTAGTTTAGGTGACAAAATGAAGAGATTTAACAGTGATCCTAAGGTTACAAAAGCTTGAGTTCGTCAACAAAACCAATCATTAATATACAAACTTAACAAAAAGAGAAACACACATTGTCACTAGAGCAAATAGGAAAAATTAGTGCTGATAAATTTACCTGCCGGTCTTGGTCTGGATTGGCCAAGCAGTATCATCATATCCTTGTGAGAGAACTTTATGTAGTTGAATCCTATAATTAGGAAATTCAACAAATATTAGTACTCTACTCTCCGTGAAACAAACATTTAAACAAATTTGAGAAAATTACTTTCCGCTCCCTATAAAATCGTCATAGGAAAGGGTATTGCTATTCCAAACCACAACATTAATCTCTCTCAACCCTTCAATGAGCGTAAACACGAATTTCTCTTGAAATGTAGGGTTTTTCCCACCATCTACAAATTAATTCCAGAACAAATCAATAACAAAAGGAGTAAACTTTCACAAATTACAATACAAAAGAACAAACAATTAcaagatataattaaaaaaaaatattaacctGTGCAAGTACGAGTACGAAATTTGATGCTACCATATTCAAGACAAACATAGGGATCTTGCCTTGATATCCATTCTGTGTCCTTCAATTTGTTGCATGAAACCACtgcaaaaataatttcaaattccgaaccaaattaattaatcaaaaatCAATATAAGGGTAATTCTCTTTTATCATAAATTCATGAAACTTTTCATACCCGTAACCTCTAGAAGTTGGCCTTGGATGCCAGATATCATCGACATGGAAGAATGAAGATTATAATTATCACTATTTAGGAATTTTCCAATCAGAAAAAATGATAGAATTTCTTTATAGGGATAAACAGGAAAAATATTGAGAAGAAACGGGTTGAAAATGACAGGGAACTATAAGTAACGGGAAAATGGAAAATTTGAAGGGTTTGTTCTTTACTACTGATATTGACACAAGTTAATTGGGAAATACCCCCTACGCTACgtatatatagactttctgcCGTGGATTTAAGGCGGCGGAGACTGGCGGGTGGCGGTTTCGTCGTCGATGAGCAAACACGGCCAAGGAACAGAAAAGCGTGTGCAGTTTTATCAGTTTGTTTGTCTATCCGCGTGACTGAATTAATTGAGATATACGCCTTTTAAATTACAAGGAAATTCATCAATTATTTTGGTAAATACTTTATACTAGTAGCTAGCAATTTTGAAACAAATTGCCAACATTGATTAAGTTTAAATTTAGATCATTTCTCGATTTATAGAGTCAATATTGGAGTAATATTTTGCATATCATTCCAATTTTATCTGATCTATTTGGATGGAGTATTTTGTATTTCTCTTGGTAAATGATAATATTGGTCTAATAATGTTCCATCAAATAATATGATGGAGAAGGCATATATCTGcatctttaaaataaataaataaagactcAGGTCATTTCACCAAGATTAATTAAGAAGAAAGGTCTGCATCATTATAAGAAGACTAAGGTCGTTCTATCATATACTATGTAATTAATAACTATAAAGTTGAAATTGAATGGAACTGTACAAAACAGCATTGTACATGTTACTTTATCATAGGGTAGCTTGAGGTAGAATGATTTTCCCTCCCTATATTCTCACCAATATGCGAGCTCATTAATTCGTAATTACCTCAGAGTTTCAAGATATTTGATTAGAACCATTGccttaagaaaaatattttaatttttcgcAGGAACTTTTCTTTTCcggaaaataaattaataaggCGTTAACTACATGAAACAAAATAATTGCTTTTCGTAAATTTCTTCGTGAAGTTTGGGTTGGTTCTGGTTGTGGCAGGCCTTTTGATTACCTGCAAATCTTGTGAGAAATGACTTTGGGTATATAATTTtaatttagggtgtgtttggtacgaaggaaaatatttttctcgaaaatgagtagttttatcacttattttctcttgtttggttggtgagtgaaaaataattttcggaaaatattttctagtgtttgtttagagagtaaaaaatattttttagaaaaataatttttatgccCCAACCTCAAATACTCAATGTTTTCTAGACTTTATTTTCTTTAAGAATTTgattattcttttaaaaattcacTCAAACCCAAATGGACTACTGTGCTGCTTTATTTTTTAACGCAAAAATAACGTTGAAATTTGTGCTACATAAGTTAAAagaaaatacctttgttttttggttaaaaaagaaagtactctttctacaacatgaaaaaaagtactcattttgttaaaatgaaagaaaatactttttttctacatcatgaaaagaaaatactcattttgttgaaatacaaaaatattttttacttatttttgaaatgaaagaaaatactttttctatatcataaaaagaaagtactttttttgttagaatgaaagaaaatacttttttttacctcatgaaaagaaaatactaattttgttgaaattaaaaaaaaaaatactctatcTACAACGTGAAAAAAAGTActcttaataatatttctatttagggtgggggTAGGGCAAGGTTGGGGGAGGGAGTGTTAGGGGTACAGAGCGCGCGTgaggagtgtgtgtgtgtgtggggggggggggggtttctaTTCCTGGTGGGGGTAGGGCAGGGTTGGGGGAGGGGTGGGTGGGTTAAGGGTGGGGGGGGGGgtgtgggggggggaggggggggggattgGTGGAGATGGAGAATAGGATGGGGAAGGTTGaagaagagttttggaaaatgttttccctctcttgatagggaaaatatttttcctccacttggaggaaaatgagttcatgagaaaaatattttccaaaatatttaagccaaccaaacatggaaaaattgaaaaatattttccttccataccaaacacacccttagaaTTGAAAGAGAATAATTTAAACAAGGGAACTATTTAAAATCAATTTATAGGTTAGTCGGGGTAGAAAATTATGGACAGTATATTTTGatttttgataatgaattatcgACAAATGCTTTTAAGATACATGTATACTAAAACGATATATGCTGCTGCTAATCATATTTCTGAGCTGTATATCATATGCTTATTTGGGCTCACTTTTTCTTTCCTACAAGAATACACTAATTGAAGCACTATCTTTGCCAGTTCAGCCACATCAATATTTTGGCACTCCAAATACCAACAGCCTTGTAGGAAAGGGAGCCAGTTTTTCAGAGTCATGGAAATCAGTGTAAAGTACATTTGATAGTTCTATTACAAATTTCATAACGCTATTGCAAATTAAACACAACTTCACATCCAGCATAGCTTTATCAAACTGATAATCAAATGCAAACCATGAACAAGTAAAATGCTAGTAAAATAAATGAAATGAACAGAATCCAACAAGCTAGATCCTAGCACCCACAAGCTATTATGTACATCTTGATGAATTTGCCCATCAGACCTTTTTATTCACTTTCATAATCCTCTTCATCACCAAATGAGAAAACAGATGCATCAGCTGCAACTACCTTGAAATCACTCACTCCTCCAACTGGATTGGAAACCTCAACACCAGATGTAGCTCCAACTGAGCCATCTCTTTTAGGCTCGCTGTGTATAGAGCTTGTGCCTCCCAACGAGACTTGCTCTGTCTTATGTGTCAAGCTTGATAATTTATCTGAATCATTATTGTTCTTGGACCCAAGGGGTTTTGCATCTGCAGGAGCACTAGCTTCAGAAGCAGCTTTAGTTTGTCTAGTCTTTGACATTCCAGTTTCCTCAGATTCATTGTCTGAGAACACGTCATCCTTGTCACTGTTCCCAGGGTGTTGGTTCGTGTTACTTCTGGCAGCAGGCTCACCGCCTGAGGTAGGATTGGATCCAGGGGCAGGATTAGCACTTGAACTGTCAGCTGATTCTTTGGTGGCAGTTTCTGATTGGGGTCGAGCAGGGAAGGCAGCATCATAGTCCACAAGGACTACTTCCACTTGAAAACCAGGTGATGGTAATTTTCTCTGCACAATAAGGCCAGCATATCACACAGTCACGCAATGAAGACATTATATAATAGAGAGATGGAAGAAGTGCTCTGAATTCCAATATTACTGAAATCAGTAATATTGGCAAAATCCACTGAATTGACTAAAGAAGTTACCTTGTCAAAACCATCAAGGTCGCCTGTGGTTAGAACTTTCCTGTTCTCTATCATTGTTGTATTCAGCCAACTGAAAGATCACGAGAGGGATATGAGTTCCAACCTAGGAGGCAAGCCCCTGTGTCTTGCTAAGCAGTGGGGATGAAAACTAGTAAATCAAACAGAGAGGTTTCACATAAATGTACTGACAAATCCCAGTTCATCCTTTTCTTCCCAATGTCAAGTACAATATGAAGCCTTTGTTGATGAGTGATGGCAAAATATAACTTCCCAAACCCTTATTCCAAAGAGTCCTCACTCTTATAAACA contains:
- the LOC104101112 gene encoding 16 kDa phloem protein 2-like, with protein sequence MSMISGIQGQLLEVTVVSCNKLKDTEWISRQDPYVCLEYGSIKFRTRTCTDGGKNPTFQEKFVFTLIEGLREINVVVWNSNTLSYDDFIGSGKIQLHKVLSQGYDDTAWPIQTKTGRHAGEVRLIMHYANANKPATGYAPSAPPYAAPQPQAPMYSVPPPHLASYPPAAAYQTPSPYPSYPPHSVAYPPTPYPPPQTTAYPPAYPPPSAYPPVSYPPPSQDYSYPPGPYQGTYPPRPY